The proteins below are encoded in one region of Flavobacterium nackdongense:
- the bcp gene encoding thioredoxin-dependent thiol peroxidase translates to MTTLQKGDQAPHFSGIDQDGNSHKLSDYKGKKLVVFFYPKANTPGCTAEACDLRDNFERFQAHNYALLGVSADAAKAQAKFKEKYDFPFPLLADEDKSVIQAFGVWGPKKFMGKEYDGIHRTTFVIDENGIIEEVISEVKTKAHAAQILK, encoded by the coding sequence ATGACAACATTACAAAAAGGAGATCAAGCACCCCATTTTTCAGGAATTGACCAAGATGGAAACTCACACAAATTATCCGATTACAAAGGAAAAAAACTAGTCGTTTTCTTTTACCCAAAAGCCAATACACCAGGCTGTACCGCTGAAGCTTGCGATTTGAGAGACAATTTCGAACGTTTTCAGGCACACAATTATGCTCTTTTGGGTGTTAGCGCGGATGCCGCCAAAGCCCAAGCCAAATTCAAAGAAAAGTACGATTTCCCCTTTCCTCTATTGGCAGACGAAGATAAATCTGTAATTCAGGCGTTCGGAGTTTGGGGCCCCAAAAAATTTATGGGAAAAGAGTACGACGGCATTCACCGAACCACTTTTGTGATTGACGAAAACGGGATCATCGAAGAAGTAATTTCAGAAGTAAAAACCAAAGCACACGCCGCTCAGATTTTGAAATAG
- a CDS encoding endonuclease III domain-containing protein, which produces MTKQERVTFVINTLKEIYPEIPIPLNHKDPYTLLIAVLLSAQCTDVRVNQITPLLFARADNPYDMVKMSVEQIKEIIRPCGLSPMKSKGIHGLSQILIEKHDGKVPQSFELLEELPAVGHKTASVVMSQAFGVPAFPVDTHIHRLMYRWNLSNGKNVVQTEKDAKRLFPKEIWNDLHLQIIWYGREYSPARGWDMDKDIITKTVGKKSVLAEYYKKMSR; this is translated from the coding sequence ATGACCAAACAAGAGCGTGTAACGTTTGTTATAAATACGTTAAAAGAGATTTATCCTGAGATTCCAATCCCTTTGAACCACAAAGATCCTTATACGTTGCTGATTGCAGTTTTGCTCTCGGCGCAGTGCACGGATGTTCGAGTAAATCAGATTACGCCACTGCTTTTTGCTAGGGCTGACAATCCCTATGATATGGTTAAAATGTCGGTGGAACAAATCAAGGAAATCATTCGCCCCTGCGGTTTGTCACCTATGAAATCGAAAGGAATTCACGGTTTATCACAAATTTTGATTGAAAAACACGATGGAAAAGTGCCTCAAAGTTTCGAATTGCTGGAAGAGTTGCCGGCTGTGGGCCATAAAACCGCTAGTGTGGTGATGTCGCAAGCCTTTGGAGTTCCAGCTTTTCCGGTGGATACGCACATTCACCGATTGATGTATCGGTGGAATTTATCGAATGGTAAAAACGTGGTGCAGACTGAAAAAGATGCTAAAAGACTTTTTCCCAAAGAAATCTGGAACGATTTACACCTTCAAATAATTTGGTATGGTCGAGAATACTCTCCCGCACGAGGTTGGGATATGGACAAAGATATCATCACTAAAACAGTTGGAAAAAAATCAGTTTTAGCAGAGTATTATAAAAAAATGTCCCGATAA
- a CDS encoding aminotransferase class I/II-fold pyridoxal phosphate-dependent enzyme, translated as MVKDLFERIQNNKGPLGKWASQAEGYFVFPKLEGELGPRMQFQGKEVLNWSLNDYLGLANHPEVRKADADAAAAFGAAAPMGARMMSGHTKYHEQLEQELAAFVMKESAYLLNFGYQGIMSAIDALVTRNDVIVYDVDAHACIIDGVRLHSGKRFTYKHNDIESMEKNLQRATKLATEQGGGILFITEGVFGMRGQQGKLKEIVEMKKKYNFRLLVDDAHGFGTLGKTGAGAGEEQGCQDGIDVYFSTFAKSMANIGAFLAADKDIIDYLKYNLRSQMFAKALPMIQTIGSLKRLQLLRDNPALKDKLWENVNALQNGLRSKGFNIGDTNTCVTPVYLEGSVPEAMVMVNDLRENYGIFLSIVIYPVIPKGMILLRVIPTASHTLEDIAETLSAFEAIREKLVNGTYKEIASRTTVDLDA; from the coding sequence ATGGTAAAAGATTTATTCGAAAGAATTCAAAATAATAAAGGCCCACTAGGAAAATGGGCTTCACAAGCAGAAGGATATTTTGTGTTTCCTAAATTAGAAGGAGAATTAGGGCCCAGAATGCAGTTTCAAGGAAAAGAGGTTTTGAATTGGAGTTTGAATGACTATTTGGGTCTTGCCAATCATCCAGAAGTGCGTAAAGCTGATGCTGATGCCGCTGCTGCTTTTGGTGCTGCTGCTCCAATGGGGGCTAGAATGATGAGCGGTCATACTAAATATCACGAGCAATTAGAGCAGGAATTGGCTGCTTTTGTAATGAAAGAATCGGCTTATTTGTTGAATTTCGGATACCAAGGAATTATGTCAGCAATTGACGCTTTGGTCACAAGAAATGATGTGATTGTGTACGATGTAGATGCGCACGCTTGTATTATTGACGGTGTTCGTTTGCACAGCGGAAAGCGTTTTACGTACAAGCACAACGACATCGAAAGTATGGAGAAAAACTTGCAACGTGCTACCAAATTGGCTACAGAACAAGGAGGAGGAATCCTTTTTATTACCGAAGGTGTTTTTGGAATGCGCGGTCAACAAGGAAAGTTGAAAGAAATTGTGGAAATGAAAAAGAAATACAATTTCCGTCTTTTGGTTGATGATGCACACGGTTTTGGTACACTTGGTAAAACAGGTGCTGGAGCAGGCGAGGAGCAAGGTTGCCAGGATGGAATTGATGTTTACTTTTCGACTTTTGCTAAATCGATGGCCAATATTGGTGCTTTTTTAGCGGCAGATAAAGACATTATCGATTATTTGAAATACAATTTGCGTTCTCAGATGTTTGCCAAAGCTTTGCCGATGATTCAAACGATTGGTTCGTTGAAACGTTTGCAATTGTTGCGTGATAATCCAGCATTGAAAGATAAACTTTGGGAAAATGTAAACGCCTTGCAAAATGGTTTACGAAGCAAAGGATTTAATATTGGCGATACCAATACTTGTGTAACACCAGTTTATTTAGAAGGAAGTGTGCCAGAAGCGATGGTAATGGTGAATGACTTGCGAGAAAACTACGGTATTTTCTTGTCGATTGTAATCTATCCGGTTATCCCAAAAGGAATGATTTTATTGCGTGTGATTCCTACAGCCTCCCATACTCTAGAAGATATCGCTGAAACACTTAGCGCTTTTGAGGCTATTCGTGAGAAATTAGTAAACGGTACTTACAAAGAAATCGCGAGCAGAACTACGGTTGATTTGGACGCTTAA
- a CDS encoding MBL fold metallo-hydrolase: MNVYFLGTGTSQGIPVIGSMHSVCQSTDFKDKRLRVAVWIHWEQYSFVIDCGPDFRQQMLRSNCQKVDGILFTHEHSDHTAGLDDIRPFFFKQGDIPIYGHQRVIENLKKRFDYIFETENKYPGAPSVKPIEVINNQPFAIGNKMAVPINVMHGKLQVFGYRLGDFAYLTDVKTIDQAEIAKLKNLKVLVINALREEPHHSHFNLQEALDFIALVQPEKAYLTHISHILGFHEEVQQKLPKNVYLAYDNLEISIK; encoded by the coding sequence ATGAATGTTTATTTTTTAGGAACTGGCACATCACAAGGAATTCCTGTGATAGGAAGTATGCATTCAGTTTGTCAAAGTACTGATTTCAAAGACAAAAGACTTCGGGTAGCTGTTTGGATTCATTGGGAACAGTATTCGTTTGTTATAGATTGTGGGCCCGATTTTAGACAACAAATGCTTCGATCAAATTGTCAAAAAGTAGATGGCATCCTTTTTACTCACGAACATTCAGACCACACCGCAGGATTAGACGACATTCGTCCCTTTTTTTTTAAGCAGGGTGACATACCCATTTATGGTCATCAGCGCGTGATCGAAAATCTCAAAAAACGATTCGATTACATCTTTGAAACTGAAAATAAATATCCCGGAGCACCCTCGGTAAAACCCATTGAAGTAATTAATAATCAACCATTTGCGATAGGAAACAAAATGGCGGTTCCCATCAATGTGATGCACGGCAAACTGCAAGTTTTTGGATATCGATTAGGTGATTTTGCTTATCTGACCGATGTGAAAACAATCGACCAAGCTGAAATCGCAAAATTAAAAAATCTAAAAGTACTTGTTATAAATGCTTTGCGCGAAGAACCACACCATTCTCATTTTAACTTACAAGAGGCCTTGGATTTTATTGCATTAGTACAACCCGAAAAAGCCTATCTTACTCACATTAGCCATATTCTAGGTTTTCACGAGGAGGTACAACAAAAACTGCCAAAAAACGTTTATTTGGCTTACGATAACTTAGAAATTTCTATCAAATAA
- a CDS encoding TonB-dependent receptor — translation MKRDTEIKLKGDRVIEQIPSIKDKALRINLNENIYGTFSEIGAGQETVRHFFRAGGSSGTIAKAMSAYDKDFSDAIYGVEDDGRYVTESRLKKILSHEAGLIEKRLSRKKHPNKIFFSFANTVATIDFAKQFKGHGWVGIKYQLEPEEEYNEIILHIRFKETDVRLQQETLGILGVNLIYGAFYKYNNPKHLLRYLYDHLDKDQLEIDTINFSGPRFANVDNRLMSLQLVKNGMTDAVIFDPEAKNILPAAILYKKNILAIRGSFRPVTKVNMDMYEESLKMFKNEHKVDPDNTLVIFEITLSNLRSDGEIDEKDFMDRAELLCSLGQTVMISNFQEYYKVVEYFAKYTKARMGLAMGVNNLIDIFDEKYYRHLSGGILEAFGKLFYRDMKVYLYPMIGEDGEMMDSETLKVHPRMKELYKFFKFNGKVVDIENYNPKNLSVFSREVLKMIGECKPGWETMLPVGVAKIIKKKKLFGYNPNVLLEKNN, via the coding sequence ATGAAAAGAGACACCGAAATTAAGTTAAAAGGTGACAGGGTCATCGAACAAATTCCTTCTATAAAAGATAAAGCCCTTCGAATCAATTTGAATGAAAATATCTACGGTACTTTTTCTGAAATTGGAGCTGGTCAAGAAACCGTAAGGCATTTTTTTAGAGCTGGAGGTTCATCGGGAACCATAGCGAAAGCGATGTCGGCTTATGACAAAGATTTTAGTGATGCCATTTATGGGGTCGAAGATGACGGGCGTTATGTAACCGAAAGTCGTCTGAAAAAAATCCTTTCGCACGAGGCCGGTTTGATTGAAAAAAGGTTGAGCCGAAAAAAACATCCCAATAAAATATTTTTCAGTTTTGCCAATACTGTCGCTACCATTGATTTCGCAAAACAATTCAAAGGACATGGTTGGGTAGGCATCAAATATCAATTGGAGCCGGAGGAAGAATACAACGAAATTATTCTGCACATTCGATTCAAGGAAACCGATGTTCGATTGCAACAAGAAACCCTCGGAATACTTGGTGTGAATCTTATTTATGGTGCATTTTATAAATACAATAACCCTAAACATTTGTTGCGTTATTTGTATGATCATCTTGATAAAGACCAATTAGAAATCGATACCATCAACTTTTCTGGGCCACGATTTGCCAATGTAGACAACCGATTAATGAGTTTGCAATTGGTAAAAAATGGAATGACTGATGCCGTAATTTTTGATCCAGAAGCCAAAAACATTTTGCCAGCAGCGATTTTATACAAAAAAAATATCCTAGCCATCAGAGGAAGTTTCCGTCCAGTGACCAAGGTAAATATGGATATGTATGAGGAATCATTAAAAATGTTCAAAAACGAACATAAAGTAGATCCTGACAATACCTTAGTCATATTTGAAATCACACTGTCGAACCTGCGTTCGGATGGAGAAATTGATGAAAAAGACTTTATGGATCGGGCTGAATTGCTCTGTTCCTTGGGGCAGACCGTAATGATTTCTAATTTTCAAGAATATTATAAAGTAGTAGAATATTTTGCAAAATACACCAAAGCACGGATGGGATTGGCTATGGGTGTTAATAATTTGATTGATATTTTTGATGAAAAATACTACCGTCATTTGAGCGGTGGAATCCTCGAAGCTTTCGGAAAATTATTCTACCGTGACATGAAAGTGTATTTATACCCTATGATTGGCGAAGATGGCGAAATGATGGATTCTGAAACATTGAAAGTTCATCCTCGAATGAAAGAATTGTATAAATTCTTTAAATTCAACGGAAAAGTAGTGGATATTGAGAATTATAATCCTAAAAACTTATCGGTATTTTCGCGTGAAGTCCTGAAAATGATTGGTGAATGTAAGCCCGGTTGGGAAACAATGCTGCCCGTAGGTGTGGCTAAAATCATTAAGAAAAAGAAACTCTTCGGATACAACCCCAATGTGCTTCTAGAAAAAAATAATTAA